From Rhodococcus sp. B7740, one genomic window encodes:
- a CDS encoding HK97 gp10 family phage protein — protein MSARLTIFPGQVREQVTATTIEGRIAIATEIVDEARAAAPVDTGYFQSEFLVEYEGRRVFAVNAADDASYIEYGTLDTPPAAVMTDAARAHGKYSGWTPR, from the coding sequence ATGTCTGCTCGCCTGACCATCTTTCCGGGGCAGGTACGCGAGCAGGTCACCGCGACAACGATCGAGGGTCGCATCGCAATCGCGACGGAGATCGTCGACGAGGCGCGCGCAGCTGCCCCGGTCGACACCGGCTACTTCCAGTCGGAGTTCCTGGTGGAGTACGAGGGTAGGCGGGTGTTCGCGGTGAACGCGGCCGACGACGCCAGCTACATCGAGTACGGCACTCTCGATACTCCGCCGGCGGCGGTGATGACCGATGCGGCTCGCGCGCACGGTAAGTACTCCGGCTGGACTCCGCGATGA
- a CDS encoding C39 family peptidase, with translation MPDIVLPHNVSIIPQETFYWCGPASTQVALDVRGIGSTESDLAEQLGTTRNGTNHVGLITDLLNRNVDADYVTRQIPGNDATPAQRELLWSDIRSSILGGYAVVVNVVVPPSNYPRGTRGEKPAYGGGTVYHYFTVVGFNADTREVFVADSGFRPYQYWMSVDQLASCIAGKGYTATPDVAPVAAADDEATWARIEEQFMGPRR, from the coding sequence ATGCCGGACATCGTTCTGCCCCACAATGTCTCGATCATCCCACAGGAAACTTTCTACTGGTGTGGGCCTGCGTCGACTCAGGTCGCGCTCGATGTGAGGGGGATCGGCTCGACAGAATCGGATCTCGCCGAACAACTCGGGACTACCCGTAACGGCACAAACCACGTTGGGCTGATCACCGACCTGCTGAACCGGAACGTCGACGCCGACTACGTCACCCGGCAGATCCCCGGCAACGATGCGACACCTGCACAGCGTGAGTTGCTGTGGTCGGACATACGGTCGTCGATCCTCGGTGGTTATGCGGTGGTCGTCAACGTCGTTGTGCCGCCGTCGAACTACCCGCGCGGTACTCGCGGCGAGAAGCCCGCATACGGCGGGGGGACGGTCTACCACTACTTCACGGTCGTCGGTTTCAATGCCGACACCCGCGAGGTGTTCGTCGCCGACTCGGGCTTCCGGCCGTACCAGTATTGGATGTCGGTCGATCAGTTGGCGTCGTGCATCGCGGGTAAGGGGTACACGGCGACACCGGACGTTGCGCCTGTCGCGGCCGCCGACGACGAAGCGACGTGGGCTCGGATCGAAGAGCAGTTCATGGGCCCACGCCGATGA
- a CDS encoding Gp37-like protein — protein MTAPVMDPVNVPLDSWSAAAWRELLDEPPRRGSAAEFSVEVFTPQLVPLGMVTDYGEARFKKQRRGVGPAKLLLPGSTEFAELLMKADTTVIPVRITYNDEHYDGFVDTAVRKGIKGNKTITVTLVDSKIFLSCIFAYPMPIPGFEEVQFPPEDLFVGPLKGGVHWYSERNFFRLRFRTGQCPVTMLPYDFFSDRSEWTTMQARMVSLEELFDPVLKDSDVMIEMGFFIKGRDKQPSDRVTLLSSQVWMRVVDRPKSGGINTGVAPLDGLANTIAQMIADGVDSLIGGFLPGLAEQISKHLKQTEIPSCIWTEDSPGIIDATLEVTHPQAYSVIVGGKSPTWLNKLLQLAIEQGIIALATAALTALSIPIGGLGGIIGAVAGALSTILDDVFLAFMKATNYRAKRELGPLARPEKFVNGGSAGYTFSSKQRADQGIFDIAGKRRGKVSIIDWAPHAAFRDFDIGHLVGWEDEGEMFTDRVESIEVVDTREDRVVVDTVIGDDEPEKSPQQRNQERFKRLFSMFNAMTLATN, from the coding sequence TTGACCGCACCGGTGATGGACCCCGTCAACGTTCCTCTCGATTCGTGGTCGGCCGCGGCATGGCGTGAGTTGCTCGACGAGCCGCCGCGTCGCGGATCGGCAGCCGAGTTCAGTGTGGAGGTCTTCACCCCGCAGTTGGTGCCGCTGGGGATGGTCACCGACTACGGCGAGGCGCGATTCAAGAAGCAACGCCGCGGTGTGGGTCCGGCGAAGCTGCTGTTGCCGGGGTCGACCGAGTTCGCTGAACTGCTGATGAAGGCGGACACCACCGTCATCCCCGTGCGGATCACCTACAACGACGAGCACTACGACGGGTTCGTCGACACCGCAGTCCGCAAGGGCATCAAGGGAAACAAGACGATCACCGTCACCCTGGTGGACTCGAAGATCTTCCTCTCGTGCATCTTCGCCTACCCGATGCCGATCCCCGGGTTCGAAGAGGTCCAGTTCCCGCCGGAGGACCTGTTCGTCGGACCGCTCAAGGGCGGCGTTCACTGGTACTCGGAACGCAACTTCTTCCGACTACGCTTCCGCACGGGCCAATGCCCGGTCACCATGCTGCCGTACGACTTCTTCTCCGACCGTTCGGAGTGGACGACGATGCAGGCCCGCATGGTCTCGCTGGAAGAACTGTTCGATCCGGTCCTCAAGGACTCGGACGTCATGATCGAGATGGGCTTCTTCATCAAGGGCCGCGACAAGCAACCGTCCGATCGGGTGACCCTGCTGTCCTCGCAGGTGTGGATGCGGGTGGTCGATCGACCGAAGTCCGGCGGCATCAACACCGGTGTCGCACCGCTCGACGGTCTGGCGAACACCATCGCCCAGATGATCGCCGACGGTGTCGACTCGTTGATCGGCGGCTTCCTCCCGGGCTTGGCCGAGCAGATCTCCAAGCACCTCAAGCAGACCGAAATCCCGTCGTGCATCTGGACGGAGGACTCCCCGGGCATCATCGACGCCACGTTGGAAGTGACTCACCCACAGGCCTATTCGGTGATTGTTGGGGGGAAGAGCCCCACCTGGCTGAACAAGTTGCTCCAGCTCGCAATCGAGCAGGGGATCATCGCGTTGGCCACCGCGGCGCTGACAGCGTTGTCGATTCCGATCGGCGGTCTGGGCGGGATCATCGGCGCGGTCGCAGGTGCCCTGTCGACGATCCTCGACGATGTGTTCCTCGCGTTCATGAAAGCCACGAACTACAGGGCCAAGCGCGAGCTCGGCCCGCTGGCTCGTCCGGAGAAGTTCGTCAACGGCGGCTCGGCCGGATACACCTTCTCCTCCAAGCAACGCGCCGATCAGGGAATCTTCGACATCGCCGGAAAGCGGCGAGGCAAAGTCTCGATCATCGACTGGGCCCCGCACGCGGCATTCCGCGATTTCGATATCGGGCATCTCGTCGGATGGGAAGACGAAGGGGAAATGTTCACCGACCGGGTGGAGTCGATCGAGGTCGTCGACACCCGCGAGGACCGTGTCGTGGTGGACACGGTGATCGGTGACGACGAGCCGGAGAAGTCTCCGCAGCAGCGCAACCAGGAACGGTTCAAACGACTGTTCTCGATGTTCAACGCCATGACCCTCGCAACGAACTAG
- a CDS encoding SGNH/GDSL hydrolase family protein translates to MTSPVLEYGRVEDWIGGLVMDGLDSDDLPDDVALTGTVKLEPMLAESAGGIRVPTMPKWLSVQPITCSYVNGRLTHRGLPYVMLLAPNEATNPTNWKWQASFDLRLNGAQVVRKQFAFVLPVYDPDAALVAGRNPTVVNLTTVQPVNVPGSGTGIVQGPPGFSISGVEIVEDGIQFYRDAPGSPGGQVPVGVPVPLPAGSGEVPADSIDAAKLAPAVREKVESAITDTEADARYTPALTPDSSRPGLYFFSGAVAADGALAAASSYYKSAALASGTTRLKLLTLGDSTNDGFGAPGGPSSWAKVWPQRLAELLRAQLGRPAGGRGWIPPSPPVGPGSYSFNTAQQLPAGRTLDALNVPTFQTGIPGSLWLQRGHASNADEVVYTLSAGVTAVDVLTTGYSGNMIITAANAGSSITKSSVGDRVITRITNPGATLSIRGDVGVGLAILGIIEHVGDEGAGVTQVNLSQASIRAFEVAGWLTGSDKSTLPLIDAYDPHVALITLGSNDKGTGRTQAEMSSAMSTIVDRLRSAVAQMEIVFIVRPDSDAAWTAYGNNIVSTASTLGVRSLDLRGKLTSSSLYVADGVHFNEAGENAMADLVLDYMKVGV, encoded by the coding sequence ATGACGTCACCGGTGTTGGAGTACGGGCGTGTGGAGGATTGGATCGGTGGTCTCGTCATGGACGGCCTCGACTCCGACGATCTGCCCGATGATGTGGCGTTGACGGGGACGGTGAAGCTCGAACCGATGCTCGCCGAGTCGGCCGGCGGAATTCGTGTGCCGACGATGCCGAAGTGGCTGTCCGTGCAGCCGATCACGTGCTCCTACGTCAACGGTCGGCTGACTCATCGTGGGTTGCCATACGTGATGCTGCTGGCCCCGAACGAGGCGACCAATCCGACGAACTGGAAGTGGCAGGCCTCGTTCGATCTGCGACTGAACGGTGCGCAGGTGGTGCGTAAGCAGTTCGCGTTCGTGCTCCCGGTCTACGATCCGGATGCCGCACTGGTGGCGGGGCGCAATCCGACGGTCGTGAATTTGACGACGGTGCAGCCGGTGAATGTGCCGGGCTCCGGCACCGGAATTGTCCAGGGACCGCCGGGGTTCTCGATTTCCGGTGTGGAGATCGTCGAGGACGGGATCCAGTTCTACCGGGACGCGCCCGGTTCACCGGGTGGGCAGGTGCCGGTCGGTGTTCCGGTTCCGTTGCCGGCGGGCAGTGGGGAGGTTCCGGCCGATTCGATCGACGCGGCCAAGCTCGCCCCGGCAGTCCGCGAGAAGGTGGAGTCGGCCATCACCGACACCGAGGCGGATGCGCGGTACACCCCGGCGCTCACGCCGGATTCGTCCCGCCCCGGCCTGTATTTTTTTAGCGGTGCGGTCGCTGCGGATGGTGCGTTGGCGGCCGCGAGCAGCTACTACAAGTCCGCGGCGCTCGCGTCCGGTACGACTCGGCTGAAGTTGCTCACTCTCGGTGACTCGACGAACGACGGTTTCGGTGCGCCGGGTGGTCCGAGTTCGTGGGCGAAGGTGTGGCCGCAACGCCTCGCCGAACTGCTCCGCGCACAGCTCGGCCGCCCTGCCGGTGGTCGGGGATGGATTCCGCCGTCGCCGCCGGTCGGCCCTGGCAGCTACTCGTTCAACACCGCGCAGCAGTTGCCGGCCGGTCGCACGCTCGACGCGCTCAATGTACCGACGTTTCAGACGGGCATCCCCGGGTCGCTGTGGTTGCAGCGTGGACATGCGAGCAACGCCGACGAGGTCGTCTACACCTTGTCGGCGGGTGTGACGGCGGTCGACGTTCTCACCACCGGCTACAGCGGCAACATGATCATCACCGCAGCCAATGCGGGGTCGTCGATCACGAAGTCCTCGGTCGGGGACCGCGTGATCACCAGGATCACCAATCCCGGTGCGACGCTGTCGATCCGCGGCGACGTCGGCGTAGGTCTTGCGATCCTCGGCATCATCGAGCACGTCGGCGACGAGGGAGCCGGGGTGACGCAGGTGAACCTCTCGCAGGCCTCGATCCGTGCGTTCGAGGTGGCGGGCTGGCTGACGGGGTCGGACAAGTCGACTCTGCCGCTCATCGATGCGTACGACCCGCACGTCGCGCTGATCACGCTCGGCTCGAACGACAAGGGCACCGGGCGGACCCAGGCCGAGATGTCGTCCGCGATGTCGACGATCGTCGATCGACTCCGCTCGGCGGTGGCGCAGATGGAGATCGTGTTCATCGTCCGCCCCGATTCGGATGCTGCGTGGACGGCATACGGCAACAACATCGTCTCCACCGCCTCGACGCTCGGTGTCCGATCGCTCGATCTGCGGGGCAAGCTCACCAGCTCCTCGCTGTACGTCGCGGACGGTGTCCATTTCAACGAGGCAGGCGAGAACGCCATGGCCGATCTGGTGCTCGACTACATGAAAGTAGGTGTGTGA
- a CDS encoding phage tail tape measure protein codes for MPGGRIDVEVAVNARNAPGDLQRALAPAMTQAKAFGGAMGLAIGGAAVAAGVKEVIDIGNDYTTTMNTLQAVTRATESQMSAAGDRAKALGNDISLPGTSASDAAAAMTELAKGGFSVQQSMDAAKGTLQLAAAAQIDAASAATIQSQALQSFGLNADYAATVSDVLANSANASSAEITDVAMGLAQSGAVANQFGMSIEDTAATLGVLANAGIQGSDAGTLLKSTLLALTDQSNPAQGAIEDLGLTVYNAQGQFVGMSELFRQLDEAAASMSPELYQAATATLFGSDAMRLAGVAAEQGQAGYDSMRTAVERQGAAAEVAAAKTKGLPGAMASAGNAAETLALGVYDLVDGPLEGLITKGAEFVTNTTPGLISGLESAGQAMAPVAGFVGDLVSAFTELPGPVQAVAVGLGALKISGLDDSIGERIGGWRDSISDFRREMGDLQMEQALSGISDTDTANPISALTGDAEDLAGALEENAEPLSELAAGLATLERRSPAIRNMAEGYRGVTARTREFANQQRAAAGQSGALTSALRNGAARAAQFGGVIGGSAVAGLRGMTSAARGAIGVLGGPWMVGIMAATYAVGKISQEMAKTDTQQEAVATSAAAVSVAQRDMAKAFQQSLGAVDDTVLSTLAMQIGAVRDEAQSVAETAPGFFAPLNDVGKDLGDLFSKGDFSVLTGERASAAIDKQQQLADAASRTKDSFDELQLSNEELAAGYSGSDAEFQSLITSLEGTSNGGADAIARIKELRAEVVRARESAQNTTPGFFDLRDAVKVLSDESSSATDRINAMKTALDVLSGKPIPLSDALQTYNDQVRATAEATKDVWDAAEGWGKELIKADGSVESASANGSRLRDELLRIKDATVTVAEAGGDLAPVWAQNDESLRALSISTGVSVEALYRMIEAEGLVPKNLEMLASLRGADTVEQQIAILAGLLNSVGQPVDIPVDALTEDAKNKILAVGGTVEENINGKPGIVRITAPNDEALAAIDAIAASVNGIPKSIMINIDAQATARAQAAFNANGVQGPVAPVLIDPPRRATGGALVGPGTSTSDSMLMYTPGFGAWRGSTGEHVLDAGDVQAMGGQENVYRFRQMLDMNALPMEDLLNGNLALPGFAEGGALDRVFDLGRRGNGNPYGWGAASVSAADCSGWVAILQKAAMGQGESGRLGTTYSLLAGEWPGLVPGTTGPFVVGTNEEHMAATVTNNGTSVNFESGGANGRMQMGGGAAGAFDAQFTNQYYLPWELFAPPYDPATSGAPGTAGIEGLDSASSYSSSGGSRSKKATWAEKDELALDSARIAIRQAEEDLAAALGNPKKSDADKDQARSKVDRAKQKVKDLEAKKDAAARGLNEPPAPQAPDLTTNLSDEELSAQDAQAAVVEANARRNEVYADPESTPEEKAAADRALQRARNSAANQSVGGASGSATGALTTADQWSSALGGIVGDFVTENIADVLGYYEADNMGPLAKAGMAVVTGLAQMQKQHLEDNARLLDTAKPATEDELANQLPATPGTPEWIELLAKGMVTPTPKLFDTGGLWKHGQLGLNLSGQTEEVLTGSMRTSVAQELALARAERMAPQRSAPERREASPITVNNNGFDRHEVERGIRQARHEDEWRSNSVRLGES; via the coding sequence GTGCCCGGTGGTCGGATAGACGTCGAAGTTGCAGTCAACGCACGCAACGCACCGGGCGATCTGCAGCGTGCTCTCGCGCCTGCGATGACTCAGGCGAAGGCGTTCGGTGGCGCGATGGGGTTGGCCATCGGTGGCGCGGCCGTCGCGGCCGGTGTCAAAGAAGTCATCGACATCGGCAACGACTACACGACCACGATGAACACCCTGCAGGCGGTGACGCGGGCGACCGAGTCCCAGATGTCTGCCGCGGGCGATCGCGCGAAGGCACTCGGCAACGACATCTCCCTGCCGGGAACGTCGGCGTCGGATGCTGCAGCGGCAATGACCGAGCTCGCCAAGGGCGGGTTCTCGGTTCAGCAGTCCATGGATGCCGCGAAGGGCACGCTGCAGTTGGCGGCGGCCGCGCAGATCGATGCCGCGTCGGCCGCGACGATTCAGTCGCAGGCGCTGCAGTCGTTCGGTCTCAACGCCGACTACGCGGCCACGGTATCGGATGTACTGGCGAACTCGGCGAACGCCTCTTCGGCCGAGATCACCGACGTCGCAATGGGTCTGGCGCAGTCGGGAGCGGTGGCCAACCAGTTCGGCATGTCGATCGAGGACACCGCGGCCACCCTTGGTGTCCTGGCGAACGCGGGAATCCAGGGCTCCGACGCAGGTACCTTGCTGAAGTCGACCCTGTTGGCACTGACCGATCAGTCGAACCCGGCGCAGGGCGCGATCGAAGATCTCGGTCTCACGGTCTACAACGCGCAGGGACAGTTTGTCGGTATGTCGGAGTTGTTCCGTCAGCTCGACGAGGCCGCGGCGTCGATGTCGCCGGAGCTCTATCAGGCGGCCACCGCAACGCTGTTCGGTTCGGACGCGATGCGTCTGGCCGGTGTCGCTGCCGAGCAGGGGCAGGCCGGGTACGACAGCATGCGTACCGCCGTCGAGCGGCAGGGCGCGGCAGCGGAGGTCGCGGCCGCGAAGACGAAGGGTCTACCGGGCGCGATGGCGTCCGCGGGCAATGCCGCCGAGACCCTCGCGCTGGGTGTGTACGACCTGGTGGACGGTCCGCTCGAGGGTCTGATCACCAAAGGTGCCGAGTTCGTCACGAACACCACCCCTGGTCTGATCAGCGGTCTCGAATCCGCAGGCCAGGCGATGGCTCCTGTAGCCGGGTTCGTCGGCGATCTGGTGAGTGCGTTCACCGAACTGCCCGGGCCGGTTCAGGCTGTGGCTGTCGGTCTGGGTGCGCTGAAGATCTCCGGTCTCGACGACTCGATCGGTGAGCGGATCGGCGGCTGGCGCGACTCGATCTCGGACTTTCGCCGTGAGATGGGCGACCTGCAGATGGAGCAGGCGCTGTCGGGCATTTCAGATACCGACACGGCGAATCCGATCTCGGCTCTGACCGGTGATGCAGAGGATCTCGCGGGCGCACTCGAGGAGAACGCGGAGCCGCTCTCCGAACTCGCGGCCGGCCTCGCCACGTTGGAACGCCGCTCGCCCGCGATCCGGAACATGGCCGAGGGTTACCGCGGTGTCACTGCTCGCACGCGAGAATTCGCGAACCAGCAGCGCGCGGCCGCCGGACAGTCCGGCGCGCTGACGTCGGCGCTGCGCAACGGTGCGGCTCGCGCGGCTCAGTTCGGTGGCGTGATCGGCGGCTCCGCTGTCGCTGGCCTGCGTGGCATGACGTCCGCAGCCAGGGGCGCGATCGGTGTCCTCGGTGGTCCGTGGATGGTCGGGATCATGGCTGCGACGTACGCGGTCGGCAAGATCTCCCAGGAGATGGCCAAGACCGACACCCAGCAAGAAGCGGTGGCCACGTCTGCCGCAGCTGTGTCCGTCGCGCAACGCGATATGGCCAAGGCCTTCCAGCAATCTCTCGGCGCTGTCGACGACACAGTACTGTCCACTCTGGCGATGCAGATCGGTGCCGTCCGTGACGAAGCCCAGAGTGTCGCCGAGACCGCACCGGGATTCTTCGCTCCACTCAACGATGTCGGCAAGGACCTCGGAGACCTGTTCAGCAAGGGTGACTTCTCGGTTCTCACCGGCGAGCGCGCGTCCGCGGCCATCGACAAGCAGCAGCAACTCGCAGACGCGGCATCGCGAACGAAGGACTCGTTCGACGAACTGCAGTTGTCGAACGAGGAACTGGCAGCAGGTTATTCGGGCAGCGACGCCGAGTTCCAGTCCCTGATCACCAGCTTGGAGGGCACCAGCAACGGCGGTGCAGATGCGATCGCGAGGATAAAGGAGCTTCGGGCCGAGGTTGTGCGTGCGAGGGAATCGGCGCAGAACACGACGCCGGGATTCTTCGATCTCCGCGATGCGGTGAAGGTGTTGTCCGACGAGTCGTCGTCGGCAACGGACCGTATCAATGCGATGAAGACTGCGCTGGATGTGTTGTCGGGCAAACCGATTCCCTTGTCCGATGCGCTGCAGACGTACAACGATCAGGTTCGGGCTACAGCCGAGGCCACGAAGGACGTCTGGGATGCCGCCGAGGGATGGGGCAAAGAACTCATCAAGGCCGACGGATCGGTCGAATCGGCGTCGGCCAATGGTTCGCGATTGCGGGATGAGCTCCTGCGTATCAAGGATGCCACGGTCACTGTGGCAGAAGCCGGCGGCGACCTCGCACCGGTGTGGGCACAGAACGATGAATCGCTTCGAGCGCTGTCGATCTCGACTGGTGTGAGTGTCGAGGCGCTGTATCGGATGATCGAGGCCGAGGGTCTGGTTCCGAAGAACCTCGAGATGCTCGCAAGCTTGCGGGGCGCGGACACGGTCGAGCAGCAGATCGCGATCCTCGCGGGTCTTCTCAACTCGGTCGGTCAGCCGGTCGATATCCCCGTGGATGCCCTGACCGAAGACGCGAAGAACAAGATCCTCGCAGTCGGTGGCACTGTCGAAGAGAACATCAACGGCAAGCCGGGCATCGTCCGGATAACGGCACCCAACGACGAGGCACTTGCGGCGATCGACGCGATTGCCGCGAGCGTCAACGGGATCCCGAAGTCCATCATGATCAACATCGACGCGCAGGCTACGGCGCGTGCGCAGGCTGCATTCAACGCCAACGGTGTTCAGGGGCCGGTCGCACCGGTACTGATCGATCCTCCCCGTCGTGCGACCGGTGGCGCATTGGTCGGTCCGGGGACGTCGACGTCGGATTCGATGCTCATGTACACGCCCGGGTTCGGTGCGTGGCGAGGCTCGACGGGCGAGCATGTCCTCGACGCCGGTGACGTGCAGGCGATGGGTGGGCAGGAGAACGTCTACCGGTTCCGGCAGATGCTCGACATGAACGCCTTGCCTATGGAGGACCTGCTCAACGGGAACCTCGCTCTGCCGGGGTTCGCTGAGGGTGGCGCGCTGGATCGGGTGTTCGATCTCGGTCGGCGCGGCAACGGTAACCCGTACGGCTGGGGTGCTGCGTCGGTGTCGGCGGCGGACTGCTCGGGCTGGGTTGCGATCCTGCAGAAGGCAGCGATGGGTCAGGGCGAGTCGGGCCGTTTGGGCACGACGTATTCGTTGCTGGCCGGTGAGTGGCCGGGTCTGGTGCCGGGGACTACGGGTCCGTTCGTGGTGGGCACCAACGAGGAGCACATGGCTGCCACCGTCACCAACAACGGGACTTCGGTGAATTTCGAGTCCGGTGGCGCGAACGGAAGAATGCAGATGGGTGGCGGTGCTGCGGGTGCGTTCGATGCGCAGTTCACCAACCAGTACTACCTACCCTGGGAGTTGTTCGCGCCGCCCTACGATCCGGCGACGTCCGGTGCGCCGGGTACCGCGGGGATCGAGGGTCTGGATTCTGCGAGCTCGTACAGTAGCTCCGGTGGTTCGCGGTCGAAGAAGGCGACGTGGGCGGAGAAGGACGAGCTGGCCCTCGATTCGGCTCGCATCGCGATCAGGCAGGCCGAGGAGGATCTCGCGGCGGCGCTGGGCAACCCGAAGAAGTCCGACGCCGACAAGGACCAGGCTCGGTCGAAGGTCGATCGGGCCAAGCAGAAGGTCAAAGACCTCGAGGCGAAGAAGGACGCTGCCGCCCGCGGGTTGAACGAGCCTCCGGCTCCGCAGGCTCCGGACCTGACGACCAATCTGTCCGACGAGGAGTTGTCGGCGCAGGATGCTCAGGCCGCGGTCGTCGAGGCCAACGCTCGCCGCAACGAGGTCTACGCCGATCCGGAGTCGACCCCGGAGGAGAAGGCGGCCGCGGACCGTGCGCTGCAGCGTGCACGGAACTCGGCTGCCAATCAATCCGTCGGTGGTGCTTCGGGATCGGCAACGGGTGCGTTGACGACGGCCGATCAGTGGTCGTCGGCGCTCGGCGGCATCGTCGGTGACTTCGTGACCGAGAACATCGCAGATGTCCTCGGCTACTACGAGGCCGACAACATGGGCCCGCTCGCCAAGGCCGGGATGGCGGTCGTGACGGGTCTGGCGCAGATGCAAAAGCAGCATCTCGAGGACAACGCCAGGTTGCTCGACACTGCCAAGCCCGCGACCGAAGACGAACTCGCCAATCAGTTGCCGGCCACTCCGGGCACTCCGGAATGGATCGAGTTGCTGGCGAAGGGGATGGTGACGCCGACCCCGAAGTTGTTCGACACCGGTGGTCTGTGGAAGCACGGCCAGCTGGGTCTGAATCTGTCGGGTCAGACCGAGGAGGTGTTAACCGGCTCGATGCGTACGTCGGTGGCGCAGGAGTTGGCGTTGGCGCGTGCGGAGCGGATGGCTCCGCAGCGGTCCGCTCCGGAACGTCGGGAGGCCAGTCCGATCACGGTGAACAACAACGGATTCGACCGTCATGAGGTGGAACGCGGTATCCGTCAGGCGCGCCACGAAGACGAGTGGCGCTCGAACAGTGTTCGGTTAGGGGAGTCGTGA
- a CDS encoding glycoside hydrolase family 19 protein, with amino-acid sequence MDAQTLRAAMQETYVSAATIAAYLPHFEEAMRAAQITTVLRAAAWCSQIGHESSGLRYMAEIEESNPTWTWDRTRYRGRGPIQLTWQGNYRRFGEWCKAAGYVTDSELFVNRPELVEEPRWGFLAASWYWLNGGPRRGEINAFADAGDILSVSRCVNGWVPTPNGMPDRQSRYTRALKLGDALLPQEDDMAGAAENIEEQLLGRKEVDGQRRGWDQLGDHMQKKRSLVDGVGRVMQIGNFEVEQLKRVELKLDAVLAALKVENPAPYEYEKGK; translated from the coding sequence ATGGATGCTCAGACGCTCCGGGCGGCGATGCAGGAGACCTACGTTTCCGCCGCCACCATCGCCGCATACCTGCCGCATTTCGAGGAGGCGATGCGCGCCGCCCAGATCACCACCGTCCTTCGGGCCGCGGCGTGGTGCAGCCAGATCGGCCACGAATCATCGGGCTTGCGCTACATGGCAGAGATCGAAGAGTCGAACCCGACGTGGACGTGGGATCGCACCAGGTACCGCGGCCGCGGACCGATTCAGCTCACGTGGCAGGGGAACTACCGGCGATTCGGCGAATGGTGCAAGGCCGCCGGATACGTCACCGACTCCGAGCTGTTCGTCAACCGCCCCGAGCTCGTCGAGGAACCGCGGTGGGGATTCCTCGCAGCGTCGTGGTACTGGCTCAACGGTGGGCCGCGCCGCGGTGAGATCAACGCTTTCGCGGATGCGGGCGACATTCTCTCAGTCTCACGATGCGTGAACGGCTGGGTCCCAACACCGAACGGGATGCCGGACAGGCAGTCCCGCTACACGCGCGCACTGAAACTCGGTGATGCGCTCCTACCCCAGGAGGATGACATGGCAGGTGCAGCGGAGAACATCGAAGAGCAGTTGCTGGGACGCAAGGAAGTTGACGGACAACGGCGCGGCTGGGATCAACTGGGCGACCACATGCAGAAGAAGCGCAGCCTCGTCGACGGCGTGGGCCGTGTGATGCAGATCGGCAACTTCGAAGTCGAACAGCTCAAGCGCGTCGAGTTGAAACTCGACGCGGTCCTTGCGGCACTCAAGGTCGAGAATCCTGCACCGTACGAGTACGAAAAGGGGAAGTGA